In one window of Oryzias melastigma strain HK-1 unplaced genomic scaffold, ASM292280v2 sc01526, whole genome shotgun sequence DNA:
- the LOC112142196 gene encoding N6-adenosine-methyltransferase subunit METTL3, with product MDTCKYVHYEIDSPPEIESSLGPQTGGAEVGLCAEDADSNVGKLFPSQWICCDIRYLDMSILGKFAVVMADPPWDIHMELPYGTLTDDEMRKLNIPALQDDGFLFLWVTGRAMELGRECLSQWGYERVDEIIWVKTNQLQRIIRTGRTGHWLNHGKEHCLVGVKGNTQGFNRGLDCDVIVAEVRSTSHKPDEIYGMIERLSPGTRKIELFGRSHNVQPNWITLGNQLDGIHLLDPEVVARFKSRYPDGVISKP from the exons ATGGACACCTGCAAGTACGTCCACTATGAGATCGACAGCCCGCCAGAGATCGAGAGCAGCCTGGGGCCGCAGACGGGAGGCGCGGAGGTCGGCCTGTGCGCGGAGGACGCCGACAGCAACGTGGGGAAACTCTTCCCGTCGCAG TGGATTTGCTGCGACATTCGATACCTGGACATGTCTATCCTGGGGAAGTTTGCCGTTGTGATGGCTGACCCCCCCTGGGACATCCATATGGAGCTGCCCTACGGTACTCTGACCGACGACGAAATGAGGAAACTCAACATCCCAGCGCTGCAGGACGACGGCTTCCTCTTCCTGTGGGTCACTGGCAG GGCCATGGAGCTGGGGAGGGAGTGCCTCAGCCAGTGGGG CTACGAGCGTGTTGATGAAATCATTTGGGTTAAAACCAACCAGCTTCAGAGAATCATCCGGACGGGCCGGACGGGCCACTGGCTGAACCACGGGAAGGAGCACTGTCtg GTGGGCGTGAAGGGAAACACGCAGGGCTTTAACCGAGGTCTGGACTGCGACGTCATCGTAGCCGAG GTCCGGTCCACCAGCCACAAACCAGACGAGATCTACGGGATGATTGAGAGGCTCTCCCCCGGAACCAGGAAGATCGAGCTCTTCGGACGCTCTCACAACGTCCAACCCAACTG gatAACTTTGGGGAACCAGCTGGATGGCATTCACCTGCTGGATCCGGAGGTGGTGGCGCGCTTCAAGAGCCGCTACCCAGACGGAGTCATCTCCAAACCTTAA